The Fibrobacter sp. UBA4297 genome includes a window with the following:
- a CDS encoding glutamine--tRNA ligase/YqeY domain fusion protein, whose protein sequence is MEIPESSNFIQDIIVNDLQTGKRDHVLTRFPPEPNGYIHIGHAKSICLNFGTAKKFGGFTNLRFDDTNPTKEDVEYVDSIREDVKWLGFEWKEEFFASDYYDQIYAFAEKMIEMGKAYVEDLTRDEMQEYRGNDAGKPSRPSPYRDRSVEENMKLFHEMRDGKYADGEKCLRAKVDLASPNMNMRDPVIYRIKHCTHHRTGDKWCIYPMYDFAHPISDWIEGITHSICTLEFEAHRPLYDWFLIELGLQNRPQQIEFARLNLTYTMMSKRKLLELVQTKAVLGWNDPRMPTVCGFRRRGFTPSSIREFCSRIGVSKADSMVDVNLLYFCIREELNQTANRVMAVIDPVKLVIDNWEAGKVEMIEVENNPNDPNAGTRKVPFSGELYIEADDFMEEPPKKYFRLKPEGEVRLKGAYFVTCKSVEKDADGKVKVIHCVYDPQSKGGESPDGRKVKGTIHWVSAAHAVDAEVRLIDNLFTLEDPSQVPEGEDWHDYLNPNSMVIKQAKVEPALADAKLEDRFQFMRQGYFCLDSEDSKPGHLVFNRTVGLKDSFNPTK, encoded by the coding sequence CAAGAAGTTCGGCGGCTTTACGAACCTCCGCTTCGACGACACGAACCCGACCAAGGAAGATGTGGAATACGTCGATTCCATCCGCGAAGACGTGAAGTGGCTCGGCTTTGAATGGAAAGAAGAATTTTTCGCAAGCGACTACTACGACCAGATTTACGCCTTTGCCGAAAAGATGATTGAAATGGGCAAGGCTTACGTCGAAGATTTGACTCGCGACGAAATGCAGGAATACCGCGGCAACGATGCTGGCAAGCCCTCCCGCCCGAGCCCCTACCGCGACCGCAGCGTCGAAGAGAACATGAAGCTCTTCCACGAAATGCGCGACGGCAAGTACGCCGACGGTGAAAAGTGCCTCCGTGCCAAGGTTGACCTCGCAAGCCCGAACATGAACATGCGCGACCCGGTCATCTACCGCATCAAGCATTGCACGCACCATCGCACTGGCGACAAGTGGTGCATCTACCCGATGTACGACTTTGCCCACCCGATCAGCGACTGGATCGAAGGCATCACGCACTCCATCTGCACGCTCGAGTTCGAAGCCCACCGTCCGCTTTATGACTGGTTCCTCATTGAACTTGGTTTGCAGAACCGTCCGCAGCAGATTGAATTTGCTCGCTTGAACCTCACGTACACGATGATGAGTAAGAGGAAGCTCCTCGAACTTGTGCAGACAAAGGCTGTGCTTGGCTGGAACGACCCGCGTATGCCGACCGTTTGCGGTTTCCGCCGCCGTGGCTTTACCCCGAGTTCCATCCGCGAGTTCTGCAGCCGCATCGGTGTTTCCAAGGCCGACTCCATGGTCGATGTGAACCTCCTTTACTTCTGCATCCGCGAAGAATTGAACCAGACCGCTAACCGCGTGATGGCCGTGATTGATCCGGTCAAGCTCGTGATTGACAACTGGGAAGCGGGCAAGGTCGAAATGATCGAAGTCGAGAACAACCCGAATGACCCGAACGCAGGAACCCGCAAGGTGCCGTTCAGCGGTGAACTCTACATCGAAGCTGACGACTTTATGGAAGAACCGCCGAAGAAGTACTTCCGCTTGAAGCCGGAAGGCGAAGTCCGCCTCAAGGGCGCTTACTTTGTCACTTGCAAGAGCGTCGAAAAGGATGCAGACGGCAAGGTCAAGGTAATCCACTGCGTCTATGACCCGCAGAGCAAGGGTGGCGAATCTCCGGATGGCCGCAAGGTCAAGGGCACGATCCACTGGGTCTCTGCTGCACACGCTGTGGATGCCGAAGTGCGCCTCATCGATAACTTGTTCACGCTCGAAGATCCGTCTCAGGTTCCGGAAGGCGAAGACTGGCACGATTACCTGAACCCGAATTCCATGGTCATTAAGCAAGCGAAGGTGGAACCCGCTCTTGCCGACGCGAAGCTCGAAGACCGCTTCCAGTTTATGCGTCAGGGCTACTTCTGCCTCGATAGCGAAGACTCCAAGCCGGGTCACCTCGTATTCAACAGAACTGTGGGATTGAAAGATTCTTTCAACCCGACAAAGTAA
- a CDS encoding DUF3300 domain-containing protein: MFKKTLKYVLPLVFLLAGLANAQTRYTPSELDTLVSTIALYPDPLLVHVLDATTHGEDLPSASAFATANRHLKGDDLAAAIERAELDYDESVIALIPFPDVLRKLAKYATWANQLGEAVEMQKADVMDAVQRMRKVAHKNGYLNSDDKIAVKVDDNVSIQPVREEYVYVPEYDPRVVYYVVSDGSFRLRYVNGVWTGAGLVYWGWDPFYYDWVHRRPHYRHPHRYAPPPRHRRFHESARPPRHNRPHYDRPAPRRFDNPPPRPRSSWDGRPSAPPPAPPAPQAPNGLRRMAPSAQAPSNNARPTPPPPSNYRRPTPPPPQASSSNDDENNRWNSRRSEHHHGPRNAPPPPPSRRR, encoded by the coding sequence ATGTTTAAAAAGACGTTAAAATACGTTTTGCCATTGGTGTTTCTTTTGGCAGGATTGGCGAACGCCCAGACGCGCTATACGCCTTCGGAACTGGATACGCTCGTTTCGACGATTGCGCTTTATCCGGACCCGCTCTTGGTGCACGTATTGGATGCGACAACGCATGGCGAAGACCTTCCGAGTGCATCTGCGTTTGCAACTGCAAATCGCCATTTGAAGGGTGATGATTTGGCGGCTGCAATTGAACGAGCCGAGCTCGATTACGATGAGTCGGTGATTGCGCTTATCCCGTTCCCGGATGTCCTCCGCAAGCTTGCAAAATATGCGACGTGGGCAAACCAGCTCGGCGAAGCGGTCGAAATGCAAAAAGCCGATGTGATGGATGCTGTGCAGAGAATGCGCAAGGTCGCCCACAAGAATGGCTATTTGAATAGTGATGATAAAATTGCTGTGAAGGTTGATGACAACGTGTCGATTCAGCCGGTTCGCGAAGAATATGTGTACGTTCCGGAATACGACCCGCGTGTTGTCTATTACGTTGTTTCGGACGGTAGTTTCCGCTTGCGTTATGTGAATGGCGTTTGGACTGGGGCCGGTCTCGTTTACTGGGGCTGGGATCCGTTCTATTACGATTGGGTGCATCGCCGCCCGCATTACCGCCATCCGCATCGCTATGCACCGCCTCCGCGTCACCGTCGCTTTCATGAATCGGCGCGCCCACCGCGCCATAATAGGCCGCATTACGACAGACCCGCGCCGAGGCGCTTTGATAATCCGCCGCCGCGTCCGCGTTCGTCGTGGGATGGGCGACCGTCGGCACCGCCTCCTGCGCCTCCGGCACCACAGGCACCGAATGGCTTGAGAAGAATGGCGCCCTCCGCTCAGGCTCCTTCGAACAATGCTCGACCGACGCCTCCGCCTCCATCGAATTATAGGCGGCCGACACCGCCTCCGCCGCAGGCTTCTAGCTCAAATGACGATGAAAACAACCGCTGGAATTCTCGTCGTTCAGAACACCATCACGGTCCGCGCAATGCGCCCCCTCCGCCACCATCGCGTAGAAGGTAA
- a CDS encoding tetratricopeptide repeat protein, whose translation MKSKILILICALVALSFAKDENPLQEAMEIIKESKTLYSLKYLDKPIPVPDRSRLINYPVYREKNGDSYDVKAIKATGEAKKLLDKAENYFGSHQYAKARDAYTLALQEDPKLYSAITYIGQTYGIEENWDKAELWYKKAIEANYVDFLAHWLLADVYKIKGQKEKALDEISIAKVLNRNNPRLEALRKEIYGLNGLNIKNWTFNPQVRMSRDSVTGNVNIVADSIWSYYAFVQAAWFYEPVYKAKAKKYSMPQAMYRECLMGFLPFIGDKALVDSVDVLKRLVKVIEADKLDEFVFYDMLLLDYPTASFQLDKKQIEGLKDYLIWANQK comes from the coding sequence ATGAAAAGTAAAATTCTGATTTTAATATGTGCGCTTGTGGCGCTTTCGTTTGCCAAAGATGAAAATCCTTTGCAAGAGGCGATGGAAATCATTAAAGAGTCAAAAACTCTTTACTCGTTAAAGTATTTGGATAAACCAATTCCAGTGCCTGATCGAAGCCGGCTGATAAACTACCCGGTCTACCGTGAGAAAAATGGCGATAGCTATGATGTGAAAGCGATTAAGGCTACGGGCGAGGCTAAAAAATTACTCGACAAGGCTGAAAATTATTTTGGGTCCCATCAGTATGCCAAGGCACGTGATGCCTATACGCTGGCTTTGCAAGAGGATCCGAAATTGTATAGCGCTATAACCTATATTGGTCAGACTTACGGGATCGAAGAAAATTGGGACAAGGCTGAACTTTGGTATAAAAAGGCGATTGAGGCAAACTATGTAGATTTTCTCGCACACTGGTTGCTTGCCGATGTCTATAAAATCAAGGGCCAAAAGGAAAAAGCTCTTGATGAAATTTCTATTGCAAAAGTCCTGAATCGCAATAACCCGCGATTGGAAGCGTTGCGCAAGGAAATTTACGGATTAAATGGCTTGAATATTAAGAATTGGACTTTTAACCCGCAGGTAAGGATGTCCAGGGATTCTGTTACGGGGAATGTGAATATTGTTGCCGACTCGATTTGGTCGTATTATGCATTTGTTCAAGCGGCATGGTTTTATGAACCCGTGTATAAGGCGAAGGCAAAAAAGTATTCAATGCCTCAAGCAATGTATAGGGAATGCTTGATGGGGTTCCTTCCGTTTATAGGCGATAAGGCTCTTGTAGATTCCGTTGACGTACTGAAAAGACTCGTTAAGGTTATTGAAGCGGATAAGTTGGATGAATTCGTTTTTTACGATATGCTCCTTCTGGATTATCCGACAGCATCGTTCCAGTTGGATAAAAAGCAAATCGAGGGCCTCAAGGATTACTTGATTTGGGCAAATCAAAAGTAG